In Zingiber officinale cultivar Zhangliang chromosome 3A, Zo_v1.1, whole genome shotgun sequence, the DNA window GAATTTCTGACAGCTGTATTGAGCTTTGTACCCCTTGTCGAATTGGTTGCCTGACTGATCATcttagttgtggattggttttgccCATAGGTATGTGCCTCACCTTCCCTTGAAGGGCTCTTATAGCTAACGATAGGCCCTGCTCAACCCTGCAATTGGAATCCCAGGGTTGTATCAGGATTCCACTGTGCTGTGCCTGTTTGATCATATACCTGAAATTCAGTTCCTTTCTCATTGTCTTGTGCCTTCGTGTGACTCTCCAAGTTAGTTACTTTGGTTTGAGCGAATCCTTGTGCAGTGGAGGAAACCAAAGGGCAGTGAGTAAGGTAGTGCCCCAACTGCCTGCAACCTAAACAGAATCTTAGGATAGATTCAAACTTCAATTGGAGTTCCATCTCTTTCCCATCAGGGACTGTAGCTGGGATACTTGCAGGCAATTGTTTCGTGACATCTATTGCCACCAACACCCATGCAAAGTTGACCCTCTATGTAGTCTTAGTGAATATATCTGTAAATAGTGGGTACCTATTTGGGAAGTGGCCTTGCTTAAACCTGAGGTTGACCAACAATCTATAGGTAACCCATAGATTTGCATCCACTCTCCCAATTAATCAGGAACATGATTGCAACAATCATTTCTCTCTTTTATCTTTAATAAACTATTTAAGTATGGGTGAATAGACCCTACATCCCCACACTTTTTGATGATTGATTAAGCTAAAAGTGCCtaaatcaaacaaattaaaatttaacctcGGAACATTTAATTGCGTATTTATTGATATAGGATATCGTATCATTTTCAATTCTTTCAAATAGTGCTTTTGCACAATTTAATATtagtaacacatcataaatagtaCATGAAGGTACAATTATCTGTTTCAGAAACTATGGTGCTATAGTAGAATATCTAGATTGTCATCAAAATACCCGTGGTTCGATCCCAACTATggcatatttataaaaaaatttcctccAAATGGATCGCGCAACCAAAGAATGCTAGACTCTTGGACTACCAGTCACGTGTGCTTCTTGATTTACCCTAATGGTTAATGGAAAAATTTTGTGGAATATTGATGAGGGTATTGTAAAGTATCTCAAATATATAGTGTGCGGAATAAGTGGAATAGATTTGCAACTTCTTATAGAGGATGTTTCAAGTTGgacaatataaaataatatatatatatatatatatatatatacacagaaTTGATCTGCTGCGGACAAAGCCCGTGCGGACCGCTGCGGACATGTtcctgatcagtctggtgaccgatcaggaacatGTCTGCAGCGATTCGCACGGGGTTTGTCCGCAGCAGAtcaattctatatatatatatatatatatattttgagatGTCTCGACATATTCACTAGATGCATATATAATACCATTAAGCAATTGAGGTGCAACTTCTTTTGACTATATGAATTGAAGAAGAATTGTAAGGATTTGCTTAATAAAAGTCTTGCCTAAAGACCAACTATATTGCTTGTCTAAGGAGATGAGTCGAAAACCCAATGCATGAATCACATAGTGGTAACTTAGCTTACTGACTAGGGATCTCAAGATCATGACTCAAGAAAACTAGGTTATCCTTCTAATCACTTGTATAAGTGTGAAGTGAGAATCATTTTGAATTGTAAGCACTTGTGAATTCTAAAGCTTTGTAAGGATCAAAATTTGAGATGTACAATCAACTGAGAAATGAGATGTTGGTTGGGAATGAAAGACTGAAAAAATAGTCTTCAACCGAATAAATTCAATTCTTACCTCGACCTTAATAACAAAATATCGAttgaacatgaaaaaaaaaacttctaacaTCTCAAAATCAGGATTGAGAAATCTCATGCCAATGCAAGAATAGTTTGATAAGAatagtgaataaatctcagactGATCAAGTCAGATTGTACTGATTTCCCTAATTTCTAATGGTTGTACAATGACATCTTGATGCTGCTACCCATCTCACACAACATAGAGAGGATCATGTTTCTCTTACCAACTGAGCCATTGTTCTCCAATACACTGCTCACTAAGCTAAAACCCACACCATTTTGTAAACTATTCTTATTCATCATCTCCCTTAACTTCGCTACATCATCCCATTTGCCTTGTGCCGCATATATATTAGATAACAGCACATATGGTCCAATCTCTTGAGACTTCATTTCGATCAACTTCTTGCCGATAATCTCCCCGAGCTTCCAGTTGCAGTGAGTGCTGCAAGCTGACATCAGAGCCCCCAACAAGGCTGGCACTGGCTCAATCAGTAGTCCATCAACTAGTTTCTTTGAGACGCTCAAGAAGCCCGCTCGACCGAGAAGATCCAGCATGCAACCAAAATGATCTGGTCTAGGTTGAATCTTATAAATGCGAACCATACGATCGAAGCACCACCATCCTTCCATTATCATTCCCCCATGGGCACATGCACTCAGAATGCACACAAAGGTAGTCTCATTGAGATCTTGCCCCGCCTTCTCCATTTCGATGAACAACTCGAGAGCCTTCTCACCATTGCCATGCAAACCGTAACCAATAATCATAGAGTTCCATGTGGCTACGCTTCGCTCTTCCATCGAATCAAAGACTTCAGCAGCCGAACTCATATCTCCACACTTGGAATACATATTTACGAGTGCAGTTGAGAGTAAAACATCAGGCCTGATTGTTTCTGATCTGTCCATGATCAACGAATGAATCCACTTTCCCCGAACAAGATCGTCTAAATGTGCACAGGCTGTGAGGACACTGACCAAAGTGGCATTGTCGGGCTTCGCATCTTCAATGGCAATCATACTATCAAACAACTTCAAACATTCTCGATAATCTTTGATACGAGAACAAAGAGCCAACATGATATTCCAAGACACCAAATTCTTGATAGGCATCTTATCAAAAAGCTGCCTTGCAGATGCAATTTCCCCCTTCCTGGCATATCCATCAAGCAAAGTGTTCCATGTAACAGAATCCCTCTCAGGCATTTTTACAAAGAGATGATCTGCTGCATCCATTTCTCCAACCCCGGTATGACCTGCAATCATCACATTCCAGGTGACCAAATCCGTCTCAGGCATATGATCGAACAGGCTACGAGCATAGTCAACCATCCCATTCTTGATGTACCCATCGATCATGGAATTCCAGGTGACAATATCTGAATCGAGGTCTAAATCGAAGAGCTTTCTGGCGGAGTCGACATCGCCCAGAGAGGAGTACATGTGGATGAAAGAGTTTCGAACGTACAAATCGAACTCAAAACCCAGTCTGGAAGCCAGGGCATGGATGCACGGCCCTTCTCGAGCAAGTCCAAGCTCCGCGAGTAGTTTTGCGAGGAGTGGAAAAGTGAAGTGGTTGGGAGGAACTGAGGAAGGAAGCGCGTAGCGGCGGAAGAAATCGAGAGCTTGGTGGGGCTGGTCGAAGTTGATATAGGCGCGGAGGATGATGTTGGAGAGGAAGGCGTCAGGGTCGTCCACGCCGGAGAAGAGAGCCACGGCGAGGGGGATGGAGGACGGGGAGGCGCAAAGGGGCTTGACGAGGCGGCCAGCAGCGAGGCGGTGGCGAGAGAGACCTGATATGACGATCCGCGCCAGGGTCTGAGAGAATCGAGGCGTGGAGGCGGGGCCAGATGCTTCGAGCGCGCGGAGGAGAGGGTGGCTGAGCTTGAGAGGAGGAGGCGGTTGAGAGTCATCGCCTACGGGGATGGCGGCGGCGGCAGCCGCGGCGACGGAGGAGGAGGGAGGTTGGGGGAGATGATGGCGGTCGTCATCGGGCCATATGCGGGCGGGGAGACGGCTTCGGTTGCGGAGGGAGAGGAGGAGGTGGTCGAGATAGCGAGACGATGTTCGGGCCGCAGTTTTGGGTTTAACAGCCATTTTTCCTTTTTTGACCGAAAGATGGCATTTTTATTAGATTTGTGGAACGAGAGGGCACGGCGGAGGAGATCAGAGACCTGTTCACCGGAAGCAATCCCAAGGGAGAGGGGTAAAGCCATCATTCAGGGGCATCTGCATGGGCAAAACTGGCAGGTGCTCTCCGGCCAAACTATGTCCGGTGGGCTGGTGGCTGGAGAGCGGAGCGACTGATGCAGCCAAGCAGCGACTCTCAGAGGAAAAATTGCTCTCATGTAGTTTTTATTACAACAGGATTGAGATGAGTAGGACAATATTGTTATGGTGCTAATAATCTCATAGTATCTTTATTTTCTTGCTTGATAATTAGCAATGATTTTGGTGGTTTTACTTAgttgattttattaatttataataatattgaagTTGTAGTAGTTTTATTACTCTAAGTTATATTTTACAAGAGAAGTATTCAATTTGAATAATCCTCTTTTCAAGTATTCCCTCCTACGTTGTCTTTATTTTTGGTATGTATAACCTTATCAACCACGAATATCAAGAACATGTCATAAATCGATGAGCATTAGCTTTATAGTCCTTCTTAGATCTTAATAAATTGCCCAAATAGAGCTCTTGCAATTTAGAGATGGGTACATGTGCATCTTATTACTCTCATGTTGATCCACTAGCTAGTCATCTAAGGTGTTAACCAAATTATATTTGAGCACCACCATGATGAGTATGATGAGATTTCACACTTCAATTACAATGACATGTCACATTTCAATTATGAGCGAGTTTGTCTATGAGCGAGTTTGTCTGGTGAGATTTACATTCTTAAATAAAATACTATCTTGTATTCCCAGCACTTAAAGTCAATTATCTACATAAGGAGTGAGATTCGCTCGAACTTAGATTTCACACGCTTAAATTCTTAACCACCCTTTTAGTTGTTAAGGCATTCTTTTAAGCAGTACATGTACCCTTTTCAGGGCCGGCTTAAAATTCTACAGggccctaggtgaagaaaaaaaaagcttttaataatatttttttttaaaaaaaatttatccttttttttatttagaCTTGGGATTGACAACGgcgtaattttttaaataattatattttaaaattcacattatgtaattttaatttgataataTTTCAAACTTCGACTATTACTGACACAAATGTATAAGAAAATTCTCATACAATTACTAATAATATAGATTTGGGTTCATAGTTCATTCATTCCATAATTTATTTATACAGAACAATAAAGAATATTTTGAGGAAAAGAAAGCGAAAAAAATATTATCAAGTGAGATAGGAAAAAGATGTCTTCTTAGAGAACTAATGATAAAAGAGGAAAAAATACATGGATACTAATGAGATAATGAATAGATGATGAACTAATTATAAAAtgagataaaaaaaaagaaattaaatgtaAGGTCTTAAATAGTTATATTGTAGCTCTAGATATAATTTtagcatcataatataataattataattaatatgtaattaaATGTAATTATCATTGGAATTAATTGAAGTGCACtataaaaatagaaacaacaaaaTCTGAAATAAAATCGATTGCATTAGAAGCTAGCAAAATTTAAAGAGCACTGGAACGAAGCAAACCCAATTAGAGCAAAATCTGCATGCATGCATAATGCAACCTTGGAACTAGACAATATAACTGTTAAAtgtaaatattaaataataaatctattcTTTAATTAATAATGGGCCCtaataaaattggaattttaGGCATAGGTCTTAATGGTCTATGCCTTGAGTCGGGCCTAACCCTTTTACTATTATCATTGTCATAATTAGTAATTGAATCACTTATAAGATGTTGATATAATTCGGGTCAACTTATAGATAAAATATTTAAGGTTGAGACAAAGTTAAAAAAGATATTGCCCTCTCTTAGGTAGGGGTAAACAATTGGTTAATAATCAAATTTATCGAActatttaaattgaaattgaataaattaactaataactTTTGCCTCAAAATAATACCCCTCTAAATTTTAAGTCTCCATGAatcttgaaattttaaaaaatgaaaaaaaaaatagaaatcacaATAAACTAAATCCATATACATTAACTTATAAGTGAGACTTTCAACAttggcatttatctttatttattgTTAGGGGACTGGCATTGATAAGTAAAAATCCCAACCTAGCTATAAGGTCTAGGTGTGGAATACCAGCAAAGTTATGAAGGGCATTGAAATAGAAGTAAGAATATCTATTTAATGGAATTGGAATAGCAATAAAAGGAAGTTATACGTGATCAATTGGATAcggtaataaaataaaataaagagaattTGGGATAAGAAAAAAAATGGGAAGACTTGGGATGAGAAAGATAGAAAAATACAATAAATGTTTACTGGGTCAATGTTATTTTCCCCAACTAAAAGGTTCTTAATGATTATGGAATTGGAATCTTTCGCTATAAGAAAATTGTCAATTTACAATAGAATTTTAAGGACTGAAAAAAATTGATTACTATCATTAAAAATTTTTGTTGCAAATTAATAAATGAACAAAGCCATTCTGTCGCCGTTTTTtcctattttaattttctttaacattGACGATAGATTTTTAATATCAATTGTTATTTTATGGCCGATTTAAAATCAATCCCAAAATAATGATTGATAGAAATTTAGATGGTTGATTTTTCACCTTATTTCAATTTATGATATAATTAATGACTACAATAAAATTTAAtcattaaataaagaaaatataaaattagtaaaatattttatcagctattttttcttttattttaattttacttttgtatggttAGTGATCTATTTTTAAATCCTATTTTGTAATCAGTTTTTACCATCTCATGTAAAATCGATGACATTTAACTATAAATTAATTCCAAATCTTATAAATAAATCAGTAAAATAAATTCCAAACCATCTAATTGTAAACTCAATCAGCTCCTCAGTCTCCtcctaaataaataaattagaatAATTAAAAGTCTTTTTAAATCTATTCAATTTATCCCAGTAAAATATCcctaaattcattttaaatttaaaaaattatataataaactatatatatttatataaaattattttatttttaattattttattattattattctaaataaatttatttaaatcaaatttaataattttaactatttatattatatatataatataatacatatttaaattattatagaatATTAATATGTTAACTATGAAATCTTAACCTATTTTCCATTTTGGCTTAAGTAGAGGATCTCATCATCCTCATCATTCACTATAGGAGGAGCTCCGGTCGTTACTTTTGGCGTAGAAAGAGGAGCCTCATCTGTAGACTCGGTCACTGTTGGAAGGGCTCCTTTTGTTACTTTCAACTTAAAGGACAagcaaattaaaaaaatgaataaagaCATTCTATcgctatttttttctattttaatttttttttatcattgatGATAGATTTTTAATATCAATTATTATTTTATGACTGATTTAAAATCGGTTCCAAAATAATGACTAAATAAAAATTCCCATAGTTAATTTTTCATCTTATTTTAATTTATGATATAATTAATGACTAAAATTTGatcattaaataaaaaataaaattagcaaaATATTTCATCgctatttttttctttcatttcaattttattttttttatagttagTGGTCTATTTTTTAATCCTATTTTATAATCAATTTTTACAATCACATATAAAATAACAattgatattaaaaatttatcattGACAATTGAATTCTTTATTCATTTATTAATTAGGTTGCTCCTCCTTATGAGTTGGAAGTAACCCCTCTACAGTCTGCAGATAAGGCTCCTTCTTTTGCATCAAAGCAATAACGGAAGCCCCTCCGACAATGAATGATGAGGGTGATGAGTCAACCGTACCATTGGGATAGGCCCTCCACTTAAGCCAAAATGAGAAATAGGTTGTTTCATAGGTAAcctattaatattatataataatttaaatatgtattatatatatatatagttaaaattattgtatttgatttcattaaatttatttaggagaataataataaaataattaataagaaaataattttatataagtatatataatttattatatagtttttttaatttaaaatgaatttaggGATATTTTACCGGGATAGATTGAATAGATTTAAAAAGCCTTTAAATTATTCTACTTTATTTACGTTAGGAGACTGATGAATTGACTGGGTTTATGATTATAAGATTTGTATTTGATTTATAGTGAACTGTAATCGATTTTTACATGCATGATCAATTTAAAATCGGTCACAAAATAATGATGGATTATAAACTTCCATAGTTAATTATTAGCCTTATTTCAATTTATGATATAATTAATgactaaaataaaatttgatcatTAACTTCATGCCATCTACGAATTTAGCcagaaatagaaaaaataatcttATGATAGATTTTCTTATAGCCTAATGCGTAAGTTTCACGTGCCATTTTATTATTCCCacctttttaaaataatattcctaGCCGTTGAACTTTCCATAATAGGGATGAGCTTCCTCCAAATAAATCTAGGCTAGATTTCCGCAAGATATGATTCTCATAAATCTAACCACCAAGATTCCACAGATCTTTGCTAGATCTCTGAAGACTCAAATCCAGAAGAATCAGCATGTCTAACTTCACTCGATGCGCGGCTTGCAGATATCTTCGAAGGCGATGCTGCGAAGATTGCACGTTGGCTCCCTTCTTCCCCTCGACGAACCCCACACGATTTGAGTTAATTCGATCCTGTCTGTACAGGTACTGCTCCAACCTCTCACATTGGGATGGTGAAACTCATACTTAAGTAGTGGATCTCACCACCTCATTGTGAGAAGTTGGGGCAGTGCCTGTACAGGCAGGATGAAATTTACCCACAATTTGCATACGTCCACCGTGTCCTTGGGGCTAGCAACGTCGCTTGAATGCTACAGGTAGTTTTATTGATTCGAGCCATGCACCGGACTCGCATGCTTTGCTTTTCTACCAAACTTAATTAGTCGTGAGCCTATTGGACAGCAAATTCCGGCCGAGTAGCGAAGGCAAGTGGCCAATGCCATCGCTCTAGAGGCGTATTGGAGAGTGCAAGACCCGGTGTACAGGAGTGTCGGTGTGATATCGAGGCTTCAGCAAGAGATCAACGCGGCTCAGCGTGAGCTAACCGAGATGCAGGCGCACATCACACTCTATGCGGCTCGAGCCCAATCACCGACCACTCAGTTTGATCCGTCTATAAGAGACAATAGAACACCTAAGAATTGAACACGT includes these proteins:
- the LOC122051162 gene encoding putative pentatricopeptide repeat-containing protein At5g37570 encodes the protein MAVKPKTAARTSSRYLDHLLLSLRNRSRLPARIWPDDDRHHLPQPPSSSVAAAAAAAIPVGDDSQPPPPLKLSHPLLRALEASGPASTPRFSQTLARIVISGLSRHRLAAGRLVKPLCASPSSIPLAVALFSGVDDPDAFLSNIILRAYINFDQPHQALDFFRRYALPSSVPPNHFTFPLLAKLLAELGLAREGPCIHALASRLGFEFDLYVRNSFIHMYSSLGDVDSARKLFDLDLDSDIVTWNSMIDGYIKNGMVDYARSLFDHMPETDLVTWNVMIAGHTGVGEMDAADHLFVKMPERDSVTWNTLLDGYARKGEIASARQLFDKMPIKNLVSWNIMLALCSRIKDYRECLKLFDSMIAIEDAKPDNATLVSVLTACAHLDDLVRGKWIHSLIMDRSETIRPDVLLSTALVNMYSKCGDMSSAAEVFDSMEERSVATWNSMIIGYGLHGNGEKALELFIEMEKAGQDLNETTFVCILSACAHGGMIMEGWWCFDRMVRIYKIQPRPDHFGCMLDLLGRAGFLSVSKKLVDGLLIEPVPALLGALMSACSTHCNWKLGEIIGKKLIEMKSQEIGPYVLLSNIYAAQGKWDDVAKLREMMNKNSLQNGVGFSLVSSVLENNGSVGKRNMILSMLCEMGSSIKMSLYNH